The Globicephala melas chromosome 20, mGloMel1.2, whole genome shotgun sequence genome contains a region encoding:
- the DHRS7B gene encoding dehydrogenase/reductase SDR family member 7B isoform X3, with protein sequence MASAATRKSLLRARIMDFITSTATVPLLLGCVGVFSLCKLLQWLRTRADVRNAVVVITGATSGLGRECARVFHAAGAKLVLCGRNAEALEELTRELAASRATEVQTHKPSMVTFDLTDPGAIVGAAAEILQCFGYVDVLINNAGISYRGTIVDTSLDVDKRVMETNYFGPVALTKALLPSMIRRRQGHVVAISSIQGKISVPFRSAYAASKHATQAFFDCLRAEVEQHDIEVTVVSPGYIHTNLSLNAVTADGSKYGVMDKTTAQGRSPSQVARDVLAAVGKKKKDVVLADVAPSLAVYLRTLAPRLFFSLMASRARKEQKPKHC encoded by the exons AAAGAGTCTGCTGAGGGCGAGGATCATGGACTTCATCACCTCCACGGCCACCGTGCCCCTGCTGTTGGGCTGCGTGGGCGTCTTCAGCCTCTGCAAGCTGCTGCAGTGGCTGCGCACGAGAGCCGACGTCCGGAACGCCGTGGTGGTCATTACCGGCGCCACGTCGGGCCTGGGCCGAG AATGTGCCAGAGTTTTCCACGCTGCCGGTGCCAAGCTGGTGCTCTGCGGCCGGAACGCTGAGGCCCTGGAGGAGCTCACGCGAGAACTTGCTGCTTCCCGGGCTACCGAG GTGCAGACTCACAAGCCTTCCATGGTGACCTTTGACCTCACGGACCCTGGGGCCATAGTGGGGGCCGCTGCAGAGATCCTGCAGTGCTTTGGCTATGTGGATGTGCTCATCAACAACGCCGGGATCAGCTACCGCGGCACCATTGTGGACACCAGCCTGGACGTGGACAAGAGAGTCATGGAGACAAACTACTTTGGTCCGGTTGCTCTGACGAAAG cgCTCCTGCCCTCTATGATCAGAAGGCGCCAGGGCCACGTTGTCGCCATCAGCAGTATCCAGGGCAAAATCAGCGTTCCCTTCCGATCTGCGT ACGCGGCCTCCAAACACGCGACCCAGGCCTTCTTCGACTGTCTGCGGGCCGAGGTGGAGCAGCATGACATCGAGGTGACCGTCGTCAGCCCCGGATACATCCACACCAACCTCTCCCTCAACGCCGTCACGGCCGACGGGTCCAAGTACGGAG TGATGGACAAGACCACGGCCCAGGGCCGAAGCCCCTCGCAGGTGGCCCGAGACGTGCTGGCTGCcgtggggaagaaaaagaaggatgtGGTCCTGGCCGATGTGGCGCCTTCCCTGGCTGTTTACCTGCGCACTCTGGCTCCCAGGCTCTTCTTCAGCCTCATGGCCTCCCGGGCCAGGAAGGAGCAGAAACCCAAGCATTGCTAG
- the DHRS7B gene encoding dehydrogenase/reductase SDR family member 7B isoform X2: MASAATRKSLLRARIMDFITSTATVPLLLGCVGVFSLCKLLQWLRTRADVRNAVVVITGATSGLGRECARVFHAAGAKLVLCGRNAEALEELTRELAASRATEVQTHKPSMVTFDLTDPGAIVGAAAEILQCFGYVDVLINNAGISYRGTIVDTSLDVDKRVMETNYFGPVALTKALLPSMIRRRQGHVVAISSIQGKISVPFRSAYAASKHATQAFFDCLRAEVEQHDIEVTVVSPGYIHTNLSLNAVTADGSNDGQDHGPGPKPLAGGPRRAGCRGEEKEGCGPGRCGAFPGCLPAHSGSQALLQPHGLPGQEGAETQALLVPVRAGGAAAPLLHRDRCEVTSKRA; the protein is encoded by the exons AAAGAGTCTGCTGAGGGCGAGGATCATGGACTTCATCACCTCCACGGCCACCGTGCCCCTGCTGTTGGGCTGCGTGGGCGTCTTCAGCCTCTGCAAGCTGCTGCAGTGGCTGCGCACGAGAGCCGACGTCCGGAACGCCGTGGTGGTCATTACCGGCGCCACGTCGGGCCTGGGCCGAG AATGTGCCAGAGTTTTCCACGCTGCCGGTGCCAAGCTGGTGCTCTGCGGCCGGAACGCTGAGGCCCTGGAGGAGCTCACGCGAGAACTTGCTGCTTCCCGGGCTACCGAG GTGCAGACTCACAAGCCTTCCATGGTGACCTTTGACCTCACGGACCCTGGGGCCATAGTGGGGGCCGCTGCAGAGATCCTGCAGTGCTTTGGCTATGTGGATGTGCTCATCAACAACGCCGGGATCAGCTACCGCGGCACCATTGTGGACACCAGCCTGGACGTGGACAAGAGAGTCATGGAGACAAACTACTTTGGTCCGGTTGCTCTGACGAAAG cgCTCCTGCCCTCTATGATCAGAAGGCGCCAGGGCCACGTTGTCGCCATCAGCAGTATCCAGGGCAAAATCAGCGTTCCCTTCCGATCTGCGT ACGCGGCCTCCAAACACGCGACCCAGGCCTTCTTCGACTGTCTGCGGGCCGAGGTGGAGCAGCATGACATCGAGGTGACCGTCGTCAGCCCCGGATACATCCACACCAACCTCTCCCTCAACGCCGTCACGGCCGACGGGTCCAA TGATGGACAAGACCACGGCCCAGGGCCGAAGCCCCTCGCAGGTGGCCCGAGACGTGCTGGCTGCcgtggggaagaaaaagaaggatgtGGTCCTGGCCGATGTGGCGCCTTCCCTGGCTGTTTACCTGCGCACTCTGGCTCCCAGGCTCTTCTTCAGCCTCATGGCCTCCCGGGCCAGGAAGGAGCAGAAACCCAAGCATTGCTAGTGCCTGTCCGGGCAGGTGGCGCGGCAGCACCGCTGCTCCACAGGGACAG GTGTGAAGTGACCAGCAAGAGAGCATAG
- the DHRS7B gene encoding dehydrogenase/reductase SDR family member 7B isoform X1 translates to MASAATRKSLLRARIMDFITSTATVPLLLGCVGVFSLCKLLQWLRTRADVRNAVVVITGATSGLGRECARVFHAAGAKLVLCGRNAEALEELTRELAASRATEVQTHKPSMVTFDLTDPGAIVGAAAEILQCFGYVDVLINNAGISYRGTIVDTSLDVDKRVMETNYFGPVALTKALLPSMIRRRQGHVVAISSIQGKISVPFRSAYAASKHATQAFFDCLRAEVEQHDIEVTVVSPGYIHTNLSLNAVTADGSNDGQDHGPGPKPLAGGPRRAGCRGEEKEGCGPGRCGAFPGCLPAHSGSQALLQPHGLPGQEGAETQALLVPVRAGGAAAPLLHRDRCVCVDCTGFLPHGGGGEGVMPLSQTPSLSCWRRTGFLRGEG, encoded by the exons AAAGAGTCTGCTGAGGGCGAGGATCATGGACTTCATCACCTCCACGGCCACCGTGCCCCTGCTGTTGGGCTGCGTGGGCGTCTTCAGCCTCTGCAAGCTGCTGCAGTGGCTGCGCACGAGAGCCGACGTCCGGAACGCCGTGGTGGTCATTACCGGCGCCACGTCGGGCCTGGGCCGAG AATGTGCCAGAGTTTTCCACGCTGCCGGTGCCAAGCTGGTGCTCTGCGGCCGGAACGCTGAGGCCCTGGAGGAGCTCACGCGAGAACTTGCTGCTTCCCGGGCTACCGAG GTGCAGACTCACAAGCCTTCCATGGTGACCTTTGACCTCACGGACCCTGGGGCCATAGTGGGGGCCGCTGCAGAGATCCTGCAGTGCTTTGGCTATGTGGATGTGCTCATCAACAACGCCGGGATCAGCTACCGCGGCACCATTGTGGACACCAGCCTGGACGTGGACAAGAGAGTCATGGAGACAAACTACTTTGGTCCGGTTGCTCTGACGAAAG cgCTCCTGCCCTCTATGATCAGAAGGCGCCAGGGCCACGTTGTCGCCATCAGCAGTATCCAGGGCAAAATCAGCGTTCCCTTCCGATCTGCGT ACGCGGCCTCCAAACACGCGACCCAGGCCTTCTTCGACTGTCTGCGGGCCGAGGTGGAGCAGCATGACATCGAGGTGACCGTCGTCAGCCCCGGATACATCCACACCAACCTCTCCCTCAACGCCGTCACGGCCGACGGGTCCAA TGATGGACAAGACCACGGCCCAGGGCCGAAGCCCCTCGCAGGTGGCCCGAGACGTGCTGGCTGCcgtggggaagaaaaagaaggatgtGGTCCTGGCCGATGTGGCGCCTTCCCTGGCTGTTTACCTGCGCACTCTGGCTCCCAGGCTCTTCTTCAGCCTCATGGCCTCCCGGGCCAGGAAGGAGCAGAAACCCAAGCATTGCTAGTGCCTGTCCGGGCAGGTGGCGCGGCAGCACCGCTGCTCCACAGGGACAGGTGTGTTTGCGTGGACTGTACTGGATTCTTGCCtcatggcgggggtggggagggagtcaTGCCTCTCTCGCAGACCCCCAGCCTGTCCTGCTGGAGGAGGACAGGCTTCCTCCGGGGGGAGGGGTAA
- the TMEM11 gene encoding transmembrane protein 11, mitochondrial isoform X2: MRVSLSATDCYIVHEIYNGENAQDQFEYELEQALEAQYKYIVIEPTRIGDETARWITVGNCLHKTTVLAGTACLFTPLALPLEYSHYISLPAGVLSLACCTLYGISWQFDPCCKYQVEYDAYKLSRLPLHTLTSSTPVVLVRKDDLHRKRLHNTIALAALVYCVRKIYELCAV, translated from the exons ATGAG GGTGAGCCTGTCGGCCACAGACTGTTACATTGTGCATGAGATCTACAACGGGGAGAACGCCCAAGACCAGTTTGAGTATGAGCTGGAGCAGGCCCTGGAAGCCCAGTACAAGTACATCGTGATCGAGCCCACACGCATCGGTGACGAGACAGCCCGCTGGATCACTGTGGGCAACTGCCTACACAAGACCACCGTGCTGGCGGGCACCGCCTGCCTCTTCACCCCGCTGGCGCTGCCCCTGGAGTACTCCCACTACATCTCCCTGCCTGCGGGCGTGCTGAGCCTGGCGTGCTGCACCCTCTACGGCATCTCCTGGCAGTTCGACCCCTGCTGTAAGTACCAGGTGGAGTACGACGCCTACAAACTGTCCCGACTGCCCCTGCACACACTCACCTCCTCCACCCCGGTGGTGCTGGTCCGGAAGGACGACTTGCACAGAAAGAGACTGCACAACACGATAGCGCTGGCGGCGCTGGTGTACTGTGTAAGGAAGATTTACGAGCTCTGCGCCGTATGA
- the TMEM11 gene encoding transmembrane protein 11, mitochondrial isoform X1 has translation MAAWGRRRLGPGGGGGARERVSLSATDCYIVHEIYNGENAQDQFEYELEQALEAQYKYIVIEPTRIGDETARWITVGNCLHKTTVLAGTACLFTPLALPLEYSHYISLPAGVLSLACCTLYGISWQFDPCCKYQVEYDAYKLSRLPLHTLTSSTPVVLVRKDDLHRKRLHNTIALAALVYCVRKIYELCAV, from the coding sequence GGTGAGCCTGTCGGCCACAGACTGTTACATTGTGCATGAGATCTACAACGGGGAGAACGCCCAAGACCAGTTTGAGTATGAGCTGGAGCAGGCCCTGGAAGCCCAGTACAAGTACATCGTGATCGAGCCCACACGCATCGGTGACGAGACAGCCCGCTGGATCACTGTGGGCAACTGCCTACACAAGACCACCGTGCTGGCGGGCACCGCCTGCCTCTTCACCCCGCTGGCGCTGCCCCTGGAGTACTCCCACTACATCTCCCTGCCTGCGGGCGTGCTGAGCCTGGCGTGCTGCACCCTCTACGGCATCTCCTGGCAGTTCGACCCCTGCTGTAAGTACCAGGTGGAGTACGACGCCTACAAACTGTCCCGACTGCCCCTGCACACACTCACCTCCTCCACCCCGGTGGTGCTGGTCCGGAAGGACGACTTGCACAGAAAGAGACTGCACAACACGATAGCGCTGGCGGCGCTGGTGTACTGTGTAAGGAAGATTTACGAGCTCTGCGCCGTATGA